In Ochrobactrum vermis, the following proteins share a genomic window:
- the adhP gene encoding alcohol dehydrogenase AdhP gives MAKTMKAAVVREFGKPLTIDEVPIPEPGPGQIQVAIQASGVCHTDLHAAEGDWPVKPNPPFIPGHEGVGFVSGVGAGVKHVKEGDRVGVPWLYTACGHCRHCLGGWETLCEEQLNTGYSVNGGFGQYVVADPNFVGHLPKNIDFNEIAPVLCAGVTVYKGLKVTDTKPGDWVVISGVGGLGHMAVQYAKAMGMNVAAVDIDDKKLDLARKLGATVTVNARTNKDPAAYIKKETDGGAQGVLVTAVSPIAFEQALGMVSRGGTVSLNGLPPGDFPLSIFNMVLNGVTVRGSIVGTRLDLQESLDFAADGKVRATIRTEKLEDINSIFDDMRQGNIEGRVVMDLTQ, from the coding sequence ATGGCCAAGACAATGAAAGCGGCAGTGGTACGAGAATTTGGCAAGCCGTTGACAATCGACGAAGTGCCGATACCCGAACCGGGACCGGGCCAGATTCAGGTTGCCATTCAGGCTTCCGGCGTCTGCCACACCGATCTTCATGCCGCTGAAGGCGATTGGCCGGTGAAGCCCAATCCGCCGTTTATCCCCGGTCATGAAGGCGTTGGTTTCGTGTCGGGTGTCGGTGCTGGCGTCAAGCATGTGAAGGAGGGCGACCGCGTTGGCGTTCCATGGCTTTATACGGCCTGCGGTCATTGTCGCCACTGTCTCGGCGGTTGGGAAACGCTCTGCGAAGAGCAGCTCAATACCGGCTATTCGGTCAATGGCGGCTTCGGGCAATATGTGGTCGCCGATCCGAATTTCGTCGGCCATCTGCCGAAGAATATCGATTTCAACGAGATCGCGCCTGTGCTGTGTGCCGGTGTCACAGTTTATAAGGGCCTCAAGGTGACGGACACCAAACCGGGCGATTGGGTGGTGATTTCCGGCGTTGGCGGTCTCGGTCATATGGCGGTGCAATATGCCAAGGCCATGGGGATGAATGTTGCTGCCGTCGATATTGACGACAAGAAACTCGACCTTGCCCGTAAGCTTGGCGCGACGGTGACGGTCAATGCCAGGACGAATAAGGATCCGGCAGCCTATATCAAGAAGGAAACCGATGGCGGTGCGCAAGGCGTGCTGGTGACGGCGGTTTCTCCTATCGCCTTCGAACAGGCGCTCGGCATGGTGTCACGCGGCGGCACGGTTTCGCTGAACGGCCTGCCGCCGGGCGATTTCCCGCTGTCGATCTTCAACATGGTGCTGAACGGCGTCACCGTGCGCGGCTCCATCGTCGGCACCCGCCTCGATTTGCAGGAGTCGCTCGACTTCGCCGCGGACGGCAAGGTGCGCGCTACTATCCGCACTGAAAAGCTGGAAGATATCAACTCCAT
- the glpD gene encoding glycerol-3-phosphate dehydrogenase, translated as MAQEKLFDIFVIGGGINGCGIARDAVGRGFSVGLAEMNDLASGTSSRATKLIHGGLRYLEHYEFRLVREALMEREVLWANAPHIIHPMRFVLPYHKGGMRPAWLLRLGLFLYDHLGGRKKLPATRTLDMRSDPAAEPLKPLFTKAFEYSDCWVDDARFVALTARDAADRGAIIRTRTKVVAARRDREYWTITLEDTGTYEREEVRARLLVNAAGPWADKVLQGVEGDRQLHNVRLVQGSHIVVRKKFSDPRSYFFQNNDGRIIFAIPYEDDFTLIGTTDQDYRGDPAKVAITDGETDYLCAAASEYFKEPVTRADIVWTYSGVRPLYDDGASKAQEATRDYVLKEDAPDGLAPLINVFGGKLTTARRLAEHMLEKIEQRLGEKGAPWTHAAPLPGGDFVDVEFELELQKVNAVYAFLAPAHARRLFRQYGTRIHVLLGQAVSLADLGQYFGADLYEAEVRYLLENEWAVSAEDILWRRTKLGLLLNAADVSSLERYLKPARVA; from the coding sequence ATGGCGCAAGAGAAACTATTCGACATTTTTGTAATCGGCGGCGGTATTAACGGCTGCGGTATCGCGCGTGATGCGGTTGGCCGGGGATTTTCAGTTGGTCTTGCCGAAATGAACGATCTGGCAAGCGGCACCTCGTCGCGCGCAACCAAGCTCATTCATGGCGGTTTGCGTTATCTGGAGCACTACGAGTTTCGTCTGGTGCGCGAGGCGCTGATGGAGCGCGAGGTGCTGTGGGCCAATGCACCGCACATCATTCATCCGATGCGGTTTGTGCTGCCCTATCATAAAGGCGGAATGCGTCCCGCGTGGCTGTTGAGGCTCGGATTGTTCCTCTATGACCACTTGGGCGGGCGTAAAAAGCTTCCCGCGACGCGTACGCTTGATATGCGTTCCGATCCGGCAGCAGAGCCCCTGAAGCCGCTTTTTACAAAGGCGTTCGAATATTCGGATTGCTGGGTGGACGATGCGCGCTTCGTCGCTTTAACCGCCCGGGATGCAGCGGATCGCGGCGCGATCATCAGAACGCGAACCAAAGTCGTGGCGGCTCGCCGCGACAGGGAATACTGGACCATTACGCTCGAAGATACTGGTACATACGAACGCGAGGAAGTTCGCGCTCGCTTGCTGGTCAATGCCGCTGGCCCTTGGGCTGACAAGGTTCTGCAAGGTGTCGAGGGAGATCGACAGCTTCACAATGTCCGCCTTGTGCAGGGCAGCCACATCGTGGTGCGAAAAAAATTCTCCGATCCGCGTTCCTATTTCTTCCAGAACAATGACGGGCGTATCATATTCGCTATTCCCTATGAGGACGACTTTACTCTGATTGGCACGACCGATCAGGACTATCGGGGCGATCCAGCCAAGGTTGCGATCACCGATGGTGAGACCGACTATCTCTGTGCGGCAGCCAGCGAATATTTCAAGGAGCCGGTCACGCGGGCGGATATCGTGTGGACCTATTCCGGGGTGCGTCCGCTATATGATGATGGTGCAAGCAAGGCACAGGAAGCAACCCGCGATTATGTGTTGAAAGAAGACGCTCCCGACGGGCTTGCTCCCCTGATCAATGTGTTCGGCGGCAAACTGACGACAGCGCGTCGGCTCGCCGAACATATGCTGGAGAAGATTGAACAGCGGCTGGGTGAAAAGGGCGCGCCATGGACACATGCTGCTCCGTTGCCCGGCGGCGATTTCGTGGACGTCGAGTTCGAGCTTGAGCTGCAAAAGGTGAATGCTGTTTATGCTTTCCTGGCACCTGCTCATGCTCGGCGTCTGTTCCGACAATATGGGACGCGTATTCATGTCCTCCTCGGGCAAGCCGTTTCACTCGCCGATCTCGGACAGTATTTCGGTGCCGATCTTTATGAAGCTGAAGTGCGTTATCTCCTGGAGAATGAATGGGCAGTCAGCGCTGAGGATATTTTGTGGCGGCGCACGAAACTTGGCCTTCTCCTCAATGCGGCGGATGTTTCCTCGCTTGAGCGATATCTGAAGCCAGCACGTGTCGCTTGA
- the adh gene encoding aldehyde dehydrogenase: protein MNKVEFSRTVKPAFAKRYGNFIGGKWVEPKSGRYFENTSPVNGQVLCEVARSDAADVEAALDAAHAAKDAWGKTSAAERALILNRIADRIEENLPALAAAETWDNGKPIRETTAADLPLAVDHFRYFAGVIRAQEGGISEIDHDTVAYHFHEPLGVVGQIIPWNFPILMAVWKLAPALAAGNCVVLKPAEQTPASILVLMELIGDLLPAGVVNVVNGFGLEAGKPLASSPRIAKIAFTGETTTGRLIMQYASQNLIPVTLELGGKSPNIFFKDVAAEDDDFLDKAIEGFVMFALNQGEVCTCPSRALVHESIYDKFMEKALKRVEAIVQGDPLDPATMIGAQASSEQLEKILSYLDIGRQEGAEVLTGGERNVLPGDLAGGYYVKPTVFKGNNKMRIFQEEIFGPVVSVATFKDDAEALSIANDTLYGLGAGIWTRDGTRAYRFGRAIQAGRVWTNCYHAYPAHAAFGGYKQSGIGRENHLKMLEHYQNTKNMLVSYSPKKLGFF, encoded by the coding sequence ATGAACAAGGTTGAATTCAGCCGGACAGTGAAGCCGGCTTTTGCAAAGCGCTACGGAAATTTTATCGGGGGCAAATGGGTCGAACCCAAGTCGGGACGCTATTTCGAGAACACCTCGCCAGTGAACGGCCAGGTGCTTTGCGAAGTCGCCCGATCGGATGCTGCCGACGTTGAAGCGGCTCTCGATGCAGCGCATGCCGCCAAGGATGCCTGGGGTAAGACGAGTGCGGCTGAACGCGCACTTATCCTCAATCGCATTGCTGACCGGATTGAGGAAAATCTGCCCGCACTCGCTGCCGCCGAAACATGGGACAACGGCAAGCCGATCCGCGAAACCACCGCTGCCGATCTTCCGCTGGCTGTCGATCACTTCCGCTATTTCGCCGGTGTCATCCGCGCACAGGAAGGCGGCATTTCGGAAATCGACCACGACACGGTCGCCTATCACTTCCATGAACCGCTGGGCGTTGTCGGCCAGATTATTCCGTGGAACTTCCCTATCCTGATGGCGGTGTGGAAACTGGCTCCGGCGCTCGCCGCTGGCAATTGCGTGGTGTTGAAGCCCGCTGAACAGACCCCGGCCTCAATCCTAGTGCTGATGGAACTGATCGGCGATCTTTTGCCCGCAGGCGTGGTCAATGTCGTCAATGGTTTCGGTCTCGAAGCAGGCAAGCCGCTGGCATCCAGCCCGCGCATCGCCAAGATCGCATTCACCGGCGAAACCACGACCGGTCGCCTCATCATGCAATATGCCAGCCAGAACCTCATCCCGGTCACGCTGGAACTTGGTGGCAAGTCGCCCAACATCTTTTTCAAGGATGTGGCAGCCGAAGACGACGACTTCCTCGACAAAGCCATCGAAGGTTTTGTGATGTTCGCGCTCAATCAGGGTGAAGTCTGCACCTGTCCGAGCCGTGCACTCGTCCATGAATCGATCTACGACAAGTTCATGGAAAAGGCGCTGAAGCGTGTGGAAGCCATCGTGCAGGGCGACCCGCTCGACCCGGCCACGATGATCGGCGCGCAGGCGTCGAGCGAGCAGCTTGAGAAGATTCTGAGCTATCTTGATATCGGTCGTCAGGAAGGCGCCGAAGTGCTGACCGGCGGCGAACGCAATGTTCTGCCGGGTGATCTGGCGGGCGGCTATTACGTCAAGCCGACCGTGTTCAAGGGCAACAACAAGATGCGCATCTTCCAGGAAGAAATTTTTGGACCGGTCGTGTCTGTTGCAACCTTCAAGGACGATGCGGAAGCGCTGTCGATTGCCAATGACACGCTCTACGGTCTCGGTGCCGGTATCTGGACCCGTGACGGCACGCGCGCGTATCGCTTCGGTCGCGCCATTCAGGCGGGCCGTGTGTGGACCAACTGCTACCATGCCTATCCGGCCCATGCGGCCTTTGGCGGTTACAAGCAGTCGGGCATCGGTCGCGAAAACCATCTGAAGATGCTGGAGCATTATCAGAATACCAAGAACATGCTGGTGAGCTACAGCCCGAAGAAGCTGGGCTTCTTCTAA
- a CDS encoding DeoR/GlpR family DNA-binding transcription regulator, with translation MQLTPRHNAILELARKQGQVLVDDLAAAFEVTPQTVRKDLNDLCRARMLRRIHGGALYPSGVENMEYEARRRIAAHEKESIGRAAAEIIPDGASLFINIGTTTEAVSQALVDHSNLMVITNNINVANTLRVHPSIEVVVAGGVVRPSDGGIVGEAAVDFIRQFKVDYAIIGASAMDEDGALLDFDFREVKVAQAIIANARHVILVTDSTKLERTAPVRIGHISQIDTFITDHCPSKQLRELCRENEVELIETLGESPAEEKRM, from the coding sequence ATGCAGCTTACTCCCCGTCACAACGCAATTCTTGAGCTCGCGCGCAAGCAAGGGCAGGTTCTGGTGGACGACCTCGCCGCGGCTTTCGAGGTGACGCCGCAGACGGTGCGCAAGGATTTGAACGACCTTTGCCGCGCCCGGATGCTGCGCCGTATCCACGGGGGGGCACTCTATCCGTCTGGCGTGGAGAATATGGAATATGAAGCGCGACGCCGCATCGCCGCGCATGAAAAGGAATCGATCGGGCGGGCTGCTGCGGAGATTATTCCTGACGGGGCTTCCTTGTTCATCAATATCGGCACTACGACCGAAGCTGTCAGTCAGGCACTGGTCGATCACAGCAATCTGATGGTCATCACAAATAATATCAATGTTGCCAACACGCTGCGTGTCCACCCTTCGATAGAAGTGGTGGTTGCAGGTGGTGTCGTGCGCCCGTCTGATGGGGGCATCGTCGGCGAAGCTGCCGTTGATTTCATCCGGCAGTTCAAGGTTGATTACGCGATCATCGGCGCTTCCGCCATGGACGAGGACGGGGCCCTGCTCGATTTCGATTTCCGTGAAGTGAAAGTGGCGCAGGCCATCATCGCCAATGCCCGACATGTAATTCTCGTGACCGATTCCACAAAGCTGGAGCGGACCGCACCGGTGCGCATCGGCCACATATCGCAGATCGATACCTTCATCACCGATCACTGCCCGTCAAAGCAGTTGCGGGAATTGTGCCGTGAAAACGAGGTTGAGTTGATCGAAACCCTTGGAGAAAGTCCGGCGGAAGAAAAACGAATGTAG
- a CDS encoding GAF domain-containing protein — protein sequence MGTPQDRIHADRIQSAIMTAGGAARSALVASWRRSAELHGLDPAELGAVRTLSDGEFRTAHQRIERLVSIAQASMDRLYLAVGGVGCCVLLADSEGVPVERRGAPGDDDTFYRWGLWTGAVWSEQSEGTNGIGTCIVEQRPLTIHRDQHFHTRNIGLSCTVAPIHDHQGRLMAALDVSSCRADLTEAFAQLISVAVIDAARRIEAENFRQAFPEARIMLAPSPDRTGGALIAVDKDDLVIGATRAARLAMGLDDAALAVSLPAADLLGWHADPREDMAESERSVILRALARAEGNISAAAGLLGISRATLHRKLNRLKIIRSH from the coding sequence ATGGGCACACCGCAAGACCGAATACATGCGGATCGGATTCAATCCGCGATAATGACGGCAGGTGGGGCTGCAAGATCTGCTCTGGTTGCCTCCTGGCGCCGCTCGGCTGAGCTGCACGGACTTGATCCTGCTGAGCTGGGGGCCGTGCGCACGCTTTCCGATGGCGAGTTTAGGACCGCACATCAGCGTATCGAACGCCTTGTCAGTATCGCTCAAGCCAGCATGGATCGCCTCTATCTGGCCGTCGGTGGTGTTGGCTGTTGTGTGCTTCTGGCTGATAGCGAAGGTGTGCCGGTCGAACGTCGCGGCGCACCGGGCGATGACGATACCTTCTATCGCTGGGGGCTTTGGACCGGTGCTGTCTGGAGCGAGCAGAGCGAAGGCACGAATGGCATAGGTACCTGTATTGTCGAGCAGCGGCCACTAACGATTCATCGCGACCAACATTTTCACACCCGTAATATCGGACTTTCCTGTACGGTCGCTCCAATCCACGATCATCAGGGGCGTTTGATGGCCGCGCTTGATGTGTCCTCGTGTCGTGCGGATCTGACCGAGGCGTTCGCACAGTTGATATCTGTCGCTGTAATTGATGCTGCACGGCGCATCGAGGCCGAAAATTTCCGTCAGGCTTTTCCCGAGGCTCGTATCATGTTGGCACCGAGCCCCGACAGAACCGGCGGAGCATTGATCGCGGTCGACAAGGATGATCTGGTCATTGGCGCTACGCGTGCAGCCCGTCTGGCAATGGGTCTTGACGATGCTGCTCTGGCAGTTTCGTTGCCGGCAGCAGATCTTCTCGGCTGGCATGCCGATCCACGTGAAGACATGGCAGAGTCGGAGCGGAGCGTTATTTTGCGGGCTCTTGCGCGCGCCGAAGGGAATATTTCGGCCGCTGCCGGACTTTTGGGCATCAGCCGTGCCACACTTCATCGCAAGCTGAACCGCCTGAAGATCATTCGTTCGCATTAG